attccttgagtagaaaggaagtgagtatgggcagccttacgtatattccagttggtgagaggccgcatGTTGAAGATGTTCAGTCTTTGGCCAATcaatttgtgaggttggatgtttcagagcccagtcgtgttctagcttatatagtcgctcgatcttccttgtatgagcgcatcaaagagaggcagtatgatgacccttatttgcttgtcctcagggacacagtgcggcacggtggtgccaagtaggttactgttggagatgatgggttttgaggatgcagggtcatatttgtgtgcccaatgtagatgttCTTCTTGAGGAGgaccacagttcccggtattctattcattcgggtgccgccaagatgtatcaggacttacggcaacattattggtggagaaggatgaagaaggatatagttgcatatgtagctcggtgtctaaattgtaagcaagttaagtatgagcattagagacatggtggtttgcttcagaagttagagattcctgagtgaaagtgggagcgtatcactatggattttgttgttggactcccacggactcggacGTAGTTCGACacggtatgggtcattgtggacaggctgccCAAGTCAGCGTATtgcattcctgtggcagttacctattctttagagcggttggctgagatgtACATCCACGATATCGtttgtcttcacggtgtgcccgtgtctatcaattATGAtagaggtacgtagtttacctcgcacttttggagggcagtacatcatgagttgggcacgtaagttgagttaagcacaagatttcatccctagacagatggacagtccgagtgcactattcagatattagtggatatgcttcgcgcctgtgatatagatttcaggggttcttgggatcatttctttccacttgcggagttttcctacaacaacagctaccagtcgagcattcagatggatccctatgaggcattatatggaaggcgatgtcgatcaccagttggatggttcgagtcaGGGGAGGCTCCgttgttgggtacatatttggtaaaggatgccttggataaggtcaagattattcaggatcgacttcgcacaactcaatctaggaagaagagttatgatgACCGtcgagttcgtgatgttgcattcatggtcggagagagggtattgctccgagtttcacccaagaagggtgtgataaggtttgggaagaagggcaagttgagccctaggtttgGACCCttcgagattcttgagagagtgggtgaggtagcTTGcggacttgcattgccacctagtttatcagtagtccatccggtgttccatgcgTCTATGCTCttaaagtatcacggtgatccgtcccatgtgttagattttagctcagtccacttggacaaggatttgacttatgagcaggagctggtggctattctagcccggcaggttcgacagttgaggtctaagagttttcCTTCAGTTCGAATGCAGTGGATAGGTCACCCGGTAggg
This region of Nicotiana tomentosiformis chromosome 4, ASM39032v3, whole genome shotgun sequence genomic DNA includes:
- the LOC138910387 gene encoding uncharacterized protein — protein: MDPYEALYGRRCRSPVGWFESGEAPLLGTYLVKDALDKVKIIQDRLRTTQSRKKSYDDRRVRDVAFMVGERVLLRVSPKKGVIRFGKKGKLSPRFGPFEILERVGEVACGLALPPSLSVVHPVFHASMLLKYHGDPSHVLDFSSVHLDKDLTYEQELVAILARQVRQLRSKSFPSVRMQWIGHPVGAATWESKSDM